ggcgaagtcaagtaacctttgccttctcaacccttaagagaatgggcgaaaccgagtaccccaattctcttatctatccagcagaagagctctgcacaagttcaaagacccttcgaagataatggaagataatagttgtcaaatcctcaccaacggtgatcagtgctactgagagtagattgtccgcttcatttcccaacgaaatgctaatcgaaagcggaagtgatgcgaacctacttggatgtgacaactaagtgaaagaagagtcaatgagcaaattttgtggagaaatgacccaaaacttcagaagtttgcgagacgatgctcgttaaagctccaacaagcatccacccagttcaagtagcaataggcatttgagagactggcgcagtaaggatggtcttttccttcatttggaggatccgcaggaatcaacaaggatcaacacaactcagccaaccccacaccagagtcagagtcattagtgagttgaagcagcatggcggatcaaaggttcgactactcaaaaacagcagcggagagcagttgggagccaagaggcgcattgtagctggagcagaagattgaagactcagcaaaggcgaggagttgcagtgtcgacaatggcttcaacgaggacgtcgaaagaagaagtgggggagaatgtcacggacaaacttctaaacaggatgtttgatgtaatgcttatgtatgtccgtgtcttttggtatgttcatgctttgtacagcatgtagagggacagccaaaggcttaatagtcccattttagttgggttggtggccgctttaggcttctaaataaatgttgtgtcatgttgacacgtgtgagagattttcggtctataatggaccattttaccctttgttgtgcaactgttcagagcttgtaaagtctgtttataatttgcattgtctataaagtgtttttcggagatgtttgcttgtggatcccgagtgaggcgttttctctgtcttgttctctcttttgtgggtcctaagggaccatgggaggttgacctttgcggacggacacgcaagggtgctgcacgacttaggcaaaaccagctaagtccgtgacatgatGGTCGAGCTATTGAACTCAGGTGCAGGTTGCACTGATTGGCCGAGTGGTTGCTCGACTGGCCGAGCTGCACGACTCAGGCAAAGATTGGACCTGATGGCCGAGCTATTGAACTCGGGCGTAGGTTGGACTGATTGGCCGAGTGGCTGCTCGATTGGTCGAGCTgcacgactcgggcaaagactggacctaATGGCCAAGCTATTAAACTCGGGCGCAAGTTGGACTGATGGGCCGAGTGGTTGCTCGACCGGCCGAGCTGCacaactcgggcaaagactggacctgaTGGCCAAGCTATTGAACTCGGGCGCAGGTTGGACTGATGGGCCGAGTGGCTGCTCAACTGGCCGAGCTGCACGACTCGGGCAAAAGATTAGACCTGATGGCCGAGATATTAAACTCGGGCGCAAGTTGGACTGATTGGCCGAGTGGCTGCTCGACTAGTGCCACGTGGCTGAGATCGTCGGCACGTGAGTTCTGGCGGGAAACTCTAGGGGTCGTGTGGGTTCCAACGGGAAGTTTTTTGCGACACGTGAGTTTTTGGCAGGAATTTGTAGTCGGCAAATCTGGGGAGATCCAGGGAGCTATGCTGGGCTTAAATGCTGCAACTATATTTTTCCTCGGGGAGCCCAAACGTCACCTCCAAGCGCCAACGTTCCCGTGAGGAAGACAAAATCTCCCTCAAATGTTCCACGTTCTCGGTCTCCTCGTGAGAGAGAAAAGGAGGAACGTTATTAATGGCTCGGGAGTTCCATCTGATGTCGAACCCCCACCCCCAGCTACGACACAAAAAAATATGGTTAGGCTCCCCGAGGAAAAAGGGAAGGCCCCGTCGCTACGAGGTGATGTTTGGGCTACCCGAGAAAAAAGATGGTTGCAACATTTAAGCTGGGCATAACTCCCCGGATCTCCCCAGATTTACCGACTACAAATTCCCTAAATTTTCCACATAGAGAGAGAAGGTCACTTGTATCAGCATTTACAAAGCTTTAGTTTTCTCATCATCAATAATTTAATACGATGGTAGACCCTGTATACGGAAAGCTGCTACCAAAGACTTTACATGCTTGTGTCAAAGGAAAACTCAACAGAGGTAATTCATGTAACCAGAGATCTTTTGGATAGCACATGCTTCAAATTATCTATGAAGGTTATCCAATAGGTAATGCCACCAAAATTCATGGGGCATGAGATGAGGGCATCATAGAGTATGATAATCATCGATTCAACTTGATGACATTGACCTAACCTAATTCGTTTTTTGAGTCACATCTGGAAGAGGAAAGATCGTTGAGTATTTTGAACTTGGAAAATGGAAGAATTTTTTCGACAAAGGAAACCTCTCATATCTTATCCCTTGTCTCACTTCAGTTGGAAGGCAATAGATGGTCGTACCATATATCTCACTTCATGCAAAAACTGCATGCAAAAAGACAACATGAAGAGTTTATCAAGCAAAACCCCTTTATCGGTCAAGTTAATTTATGTTGGAAGGCATTAAAAACCTATGAGTATCCGTCTAGTAAGTTCCCAATAAAAACATGCCAGAGAAGGTCATCATTCTTGTAATCGTTAGTTTAATGAGGAATTCAACGTGTCAAGTCTTGATTGACCAAAAAAATTGGTCATATCATTTATCCCCCTTATGCTTTGCCGCAAGGGCTTCAAATTTTTTTATCCTAGACGGAAATATCATGTCTAAATGGCATGTTTTTAGATGTGTAAGACGCTTTAGATGATTTTTTGTCCAAGGTGGTTGACGCGTCGTGTGCAAATGGAATGCTTTCAGATGTGTCGAAAGCTTTAAAATATGTTTTTTGTCCCAAATGGATGCATCATATGCAAATGGAATGCTTTCGGATGCTTCAAACATTTCGGATGCTTTTGTATTAGGCAAACAGACTACGTCTAAATGGGATGCTTTAAAATGCCTTAAAATCTTTATATGTTTTTTGTCTTGGGTGGATGCATCACACGTAAGGATTTGGTCCGATGTCATAAGTATAAAAGtgtcttatttatatttatattgtcTCTTTAACACAAATATTGTAATGTGTTGGTAAGGAGCCTCATGCCTAATAAAAAAAGTGAAGTGTTCAATCCTTGAGGAGGTAATACAAGCCTTTTTCCTTCTTTAAGGAAATGGGACATTGGACCATTGGACCAGCCAACCTGGTTGCACATTGGTCCAACCTAGTCAAGCTTAGTCCATGTGGAGTTGGTCGGGCCAAAGTAACCTGACTTGAGCTTGTCGAATGATTTTGCATGACATATGGCCTGgttcaaaatattttaatattttaatgtgCCTTTATGTTTTTGATTCCTTGACTCCCCAGAGTGGCCATCCTTTTCGGACAAAAGAGTCGAGTCATACTCTGActtctcttcctcctttggcAATGTCCAGGTGGTTGACCCAAATGCTAATATGACTCTCGACAATAAAGGTTCTTTGTTCTCCATGAGGTCTCGACATATTGGAATATCCCTGGATTGCTAATCTTAGGCGGGTCAGTGATGTTTCTTCATTCTTAAATGTACTCCCTTTTGTGTGTTTATTTTGATGCCTTCGAGACTGGCCTCCAATTCCCTCTTCACCTCTTTTATCTCGGAGTGCTTTCatcatttgaggatttctaatacAAAATCATGCCTAACTCTTGGCACTACCTTATAGCCTTTATCGAGAAATGCTTTAAGATGTATCTGAGGGTTAATATTTCAACAGCCAAAGAGGGTTTTAGGGCAAGCGAgatttagattttaattttaaatgtgGTTTGACAGCTTATCCGAAACCCAAAGCCTTTCTAACCACTATGGAGAGTGCACAAGGACCGACTTGTCGGATTCCCATTATCATCTTCTATCAATTATCCAAGTTTCTGAATGCTAATAGTCATATTTCAATTCCCAGCTTCTTACAGAAGTTCCAAAGGGCTATTTGCAGCAGAGACCGTGAAGATGCAGTGTTCCAACATCCTAGATGTTTCATGTAGAGTGCAATGATGGCACCTTCAAACCCATTATCTGAACTTGAACTGGACCTGACTCGAACCCAATGCAGGCCCAAAGTCCAATCACAATAGTTAAATGGCAGTTCCATCTAGTTTTGTTACATGAAACTAGACGCCAACTCGATTTAGTTTCTTTATgtaaactttaaaaaatataaatatttgtaatGGCATTTGTTACCATGCCATTACATTTCAGACGATATTCATAGTGGAATCTAATCCTGAACCCAAAGGGAATATACCACCTGATTGTGTGTATGTATGTTTTAATAACAAGTACTTTAtgtacatgttaaaagaaaaaagaaaagggttTCTGCAAATTACTGATATATAGCTGCAAAAGTCACATATTGTCAGAGTACTTGAAAAAGAAAAGCGCCACTGAACAAATAAAATTTCCATTTGTGAATTTGAATCTCATGGAAAAAATCACATATACATTCGGGGAGAATAAATTTTCTAACCTGATATCAGGTCCACCTATTTCTCATGAAAGCCAAAGGCCATAAATTTATGGATTTATAACCAAAGGGTTATAAATTACAATTGGGGAGGAACTAGTGGCCACTGCAGTAAATCCTCTGCTGCGAAGGCCATGCTGGGTCTCAACCCCAGAAAGATATCTTCAGCTTACTAATTTTTCCTTGTTGGTAGTATGGTATACAGTGGAATTTACAGTAACTGTACTTGTCTGTTATTAGGCCAAAATCTCCTGAATAAATACCAATCATCTGGATAGTTGTAGATGAAAGCACGAAGCATCGTGACATGGCAATATCCCTTCCTACAACTTTGGATATAAGCTTCATTGCAGATTGGTAGTCATTGCAGATTCTTAGGCTCTTCATAATCCTTAAAAGTTTGTGTTCTCAGGAGTACTGATCAACCAAAAAGCAACAAGTCCACAGCCATGACTACTGAGAAATTGCTCTTTCAGATCCTCGTCATGGCCAAAACCTGCTTTTTTATCTTCCAGAGCTTTAAAGCCATCTGAAATGTTGCATCTCTCTGTGGGTGCAATCAATTGTCCAACCCAAATACATAAATCTTATTCATTGTTTATCCAGCTAAATCCTTGCTCTTTTTTCACTCCTTTATCCTTCATTAGCTTCCAAATCTTTGCAGCATCATCCCATCTTCCACATGCAGAATATACACTAGCAAGCGCAGAATAAGCACCACTGTTATCAGGATCAATAGCCAGTAATTTTTCTGCTGCAATCTTCGCCATGTTAGCATCTTTATGAACTTTACAAGCAGACAGAAGTGACCCCCATGCTATAGCATCTGCTTCCATTGGCATCATGTTTATAAACTCTTGGGCTTCCTGAAGTAAACCAGCACGTGCAAGCATATCAATCATGCATGTATGATGGCTCTGTGTGGGTTGGATCATATGTTTCGTCTGCATCTGTCGAAAATAATGTTTCCCTTTTGCTACCAGTCCTGCATGTGTACAAGCTGAAATAACACCAACAAATGTTATATCGTCAGGTCTCACACCTATGTTGATCATCTTTTCAAACAAGCCTATAGCTTCTTCTCCTAGTCCATGTTGAGCCAAAGCTATGATCATTGAAGTCCATAAAAAAGTTTCCTTACTCTGACAAATCTGATTGAACACTCTCTTTGCTCCTGCGATGCTTCCAGAGTTAGCATACATGGTAATAAGGGAATTGCTTACAGAAACTGACAGCCCCTCTGATCTGATAGCTTTGCAATGAATCTGCTTGCCTTGATCCAAGGATGTCCAGCTTGAACAAGCCTTCAGCATTGCGGCCAGAGTGTAACTGTTCGGCTTAGGACCTTTGTCAATCATCAACCTAAAAAGTTCCATAGCTTCACTATTTAAACCATTTTGCACGTACCCCACAATCATAGCTGTCCAAGCAATAACATCATGATACTTCATTGAGTCAAAGATTTCTCTAGCTGGTTGCAAGTCTCCAAGCTTAACATAACCCTCAAGGAGTGAAGTAAAGGCTATTACATTGAGATCAGAAACCATGGTTTGTTTGAAGACCCTTCGAGCCATTTCAACCCCACCGGACTTGGAGTACATTGAGATCAAAGCATTCCTAACCTGCCCATGACATGGAACTGCAGTTCTTAAGATGTGCGAATGAATCTGCTTTCCCAGTTCCAGTTTCCCAAGGTAAGCACAAGCAGCTAGAGCACTGGTTAACGTGAAATTATCAGGGACTGCAGATTGATCATTAAGCATCCTCGAGAACAACTCCAGTGCCTCCTTATTCAAGTTATTCTGATTGTATCCTGCAATGATTGCACTCCAAGAAACAATATTATGGTCAGTCATTTCCTCAAATTTTTCCCGAGCAAGATCCATCCTTCCAGACTGAGCAAACAAGGAAATCATAGAATTCCAACTCGATACACTCCTCAGTGTCATCCCATTGAAAACAGCCTTTGCGGTATCTACATCACCAGACTTTCCATACATGTTGATAAGGGAATTGGCGACAGAAACAACACCACCAAGCCCGAGCTTAACCACAAAAGAATGCACCTCCTTACCGAAATCCAACGCCTCAAGGGCCGCACATGACGAAAGCACTTTGGTTAATATGAACCGTGATGGCAGAGCCCTGATCCGAATCATGTCAGAAAACATGCAAACCGCCCGTTCAAATTGACCCATGAGATTCAGTCCAACAATCATTGTGGTCCAAGAAACCGAGTCCTTTTGGGGCATTTTATCGAACATATTGTTCGCCATGCGAATCATTCGATGTTTTGCATACATAGACAAGACCGTATTCCACGAGAATGCGTCCTTGATGGGCATCTCATCGAAAACATGGTGGGCATCTTCGAAAAACCCAAACTTGGCGTAAAGGCATATGAGATTGTTGGCAAGGTAGATACCAAGTTGGAGCCCGGCTTTGATGACATGGGCGTGGATGGATCTCCCCACGGAGAGGTTCTCCGTCCGTAGGCACGTCTGAAGGGCAGAAGCATAGAAGTCAGCAGGCGATGGCTGGGAAGGGATCGATTGAAGCAGACTGAGAGCCATTTGGGCTGAGAAGCACATGAAGCGAAGAAGCGCGAGATCACATAAGAGCGCGGctttagtaatatatatatatatatatatatatatatatatatatatatatatatatatatatatatatataatatatttttttttcagtaGAGgtcttttatttttcaaaatgataaaataaccCTCAATCACTCATTTGTcattttctcctctctctctctctctctctctctctctctctctctctctctcttaccaaCTCACTATATTGAACAAGTCATTCAGCCGATCCAAAATTTAAACcggtagaaaataaataaaaaataatgaattaaataatatttatatataatttaaatattataaaacaaaaaataatgataaattaaTAACAAAATTACAACTTTGTAATTTCATCTTAAATtagtcaaaaattttaaaaataaaatatcttaacATTTTAAAAGTTAAATTAATcaaaaatatatcttaaaattACTAAAAATAGAAAATGGGTGATTAAGGAttcattatatatttataatatttcttaaaaaataaaaatttaaataaaaatgaacCTAAGTTACATTGTTTGTGAATATTGTTACACTGTTTGATGAGGGCAAAAATGACGATGTGACATGCCATGACGTCAACCATGCCTGcacaacacactgcccgaggagcTTTGACTCCGCCCACTCGACCGAGGCAGAGCACGTCGTCCGAGGCgtgcccataccctgcggtagctcggttctccacgcaatcccagtggcaatgtcagacgccacgagaggtactgtcctgcccctgcaagcaggcacatcaggtaacgctaAACTACTCTATAAATACTCCTGAGTTCTAAACAAAGGGGGAGACACTTCTTCACTAgaaaaactcccttccacatgatctgacttgatcgtcgggagAGATGAGCACAACACACTTGGAggcttctcttcctccaaaaccctctcgacGCCATCatctaatttgatcgtcggagaggtcgggtcgagctcccggccttacctgtgtgcaggtgtgaggcggtgtcgcctcttcccgacgctgcggcggagcttcctctcgacccgaaccaccgtgcacGACCTagagggagaccccgagggacgtcgcccgagattcccgacatccggacccccgaaccgagccgcgtcggccccgaggccacggcttaaacagatgcccccgAGCATCACTGTTGGTCTAAATTCACCTTAAATCGATAGAAATAAGAAAATGAGAAAATTTTAACTTTTTAAAGGGTTGAATATATTCAAAATAGATCTTTAAAagtgtaaaaataaaaaaaaagatcatttatgccttcttaagacatttataagGTTTCAAGAAACTTCtggcaaaaaaaaattataatttcaaggGTGATTTCCTTAAAacatctctcttttttattttgccTTAAAAGGCACCCCTATTTTTCTTTTTCCCAGTGCCTCTTCAAATAATATCTAGAATACCCCTTGCCAATGGTAATGATACTTTTTCCGCCCATTTTTTCGTTAGTTTTGaaccatttataatatttttatttagctcatttataatatttgtcaatgaaatatttacagtatttttattaaGGTACTAAATAcactattaaaaaatactataagttaTATTATATTGTGCATCTTTAGTTATCATTGCTTGTAGATCATTACCATACTCTATTTTTAGGTTTGTAGTTAATTTAATTGAGATTAAGAGTTCATTTGGATCATGTTTTCAAGTGGGTCTATGGTGTTTTTGTCATGATGGTCGGAccaaattttgatccctatttggGTTTGGGTGATAttatttctaaattattataaaatgtatatatatatgaattctaGTAAGATATATGGTTTCTAGttgttttgattttatttgatttacttatagtattttctaataacattataatatttttaattgatgtagtgaaaatattttaaactattgaaaaatattataaattatatcatATTGTGTCCTTTTTAGTTGTCATTGTTCAAAGACTATTATGAAACcaaatttttagatttgaagttgATCTGATTCAAGTTATAGGTTCATTTgtgttatttataatattttcaagtagTCTTGTGAGAATTATATTTAGGTAATTCAAATGGCATGACATGCtctttgttttatttttccaTATTTTTATGTTGCAAACACATGCTTTTAACTCTTGACAATGTGAATTTTCATATCTTTTGATGCAAAGATTGAAGTATCAACTAGAAAAGCCTATATGATTAGAATTAAGATCTCACAGCAACAGCATAGTTTACATCTTTATCTTAGCATAAGAACTTTGTATCTTAATCATTGTTTAATCATCATAGTTtccttttttaatgaatttttgacTATGTTGTTTACTGCCACCACAGTGATCCTGGAAATGTTTATGGCAGATTGAAGGAAAAACTGGACTGCTGAACTGTGTTCTCTGCAAACAGCTAAGAAACCATTAAGACAAAGacaagatctacattgtttatgaaATCTTCATCTTCTACTGATTCAAATACACGTGAACTTTGACCCTTATCAAGATTACAAATCTTTAGCCGGCAATCATATACTTTTCCCAACAATTACGTACAAACAAGAACAACTCCTTAAGACCTCATCTGGCCATGTCCAATGTACAGTTCAGAGGAAAAGACAATGATGCTTGTAAGATATCAATCTTATCTATCTAGCCTTGTGGTGAGGAGATAGGAAACTTCTTGTAGGAGTTGTGTTGAGATCATAAGTATATTTTAGTCAAAGGTTTGCAGAAATAAATTATTTGTTTGAACAAATAATTCTTTGGACTGTATTGAGTGTCTTATGCGATTCCAATGACTCGTGGAATTCTCAACGCTTTGATCTAAACAGACAACACCTTGGATCACCTCAAACTTACTCCTTTAAACGAGGGAAAGAGCATGCATGAAGGAAGACACAGAGAAGCACACTTCTTCGCTTTCCATGGACGCTTCTCGTCTCTGCAACTCCATCACCCTGCAGATGAGTGCAGCGTCGTCCGCCGGGAGGCGTTCCAACAGCAGCAGCTTCACGTGCAGAGCTCATCAGGCGAGGATGGGAAGGCCTGCAGCAGCCAATTTCTACCAAGTCCTCGCGCTCGAACCGGAGAACGCCGGGGCTGATGCCGTCAAGAGAGCATACCGAAGCCTGGCGCTTCGCCACCACCCTGATGTCTGCCCACCGTCGGGGAAGGAGGAGGCGACGAGGACGTTCGTCGAGATCCAGAGGGCTTACGAGATCCTCTCCGATCCAGTTCTACGCGAGGAGTATGATCATCAGTTGGGGTTGGTTGGTTCAGCTAAGCAAAGAGACCAAAGAGATGAAGAACGAAGAAGAGTGTATCCTAAAGAAGTGTGGATGGAGCAGCTCAGGGAGCTCAAATCTAGGTCAATGAGTCGCATGGGAAAGAAGAAACTGGAGTGCCTGTAAAGACGCACAAAATGGTAGTGATCTTTCGGCAAATTGTAGTGTTCAGAAATAAGCAAATGAAGGTGATATATAATTCCTCTGAGAGAACTTTAAAGCTGCATTGTGACTTCCTCTTTGATTCCACGATATATACATACATT
The window above is part of the Musa acuminata AAA Group cultivar baxijiao chromosome BXJ2-6, Cavendish_Baxijiao_AAA, whole genome shotgun sequence genome. Proteins encoded here:
- the LOC135615626 gene encoding pentatricopeptide repeat-containing protein At2g22070-like yields the protein MCFSAQMALSLLQSIPSQPSPADFYASALQTCLRTENLSVGRSIHAHVIKAGLQLGIYLANNLICLYAKFGFFEDAHHVFDEMPIKDAFSWNTVLSMYAKHRMIRMANNMFDKMPQKDSVSWTTMIVGLNLMGQFERAVCMFSDMIRIRALPSRFILTKVLSSCAALEALDFGKEVHSFVVKLGLGGVVSVANSLINMYGKSGDVDTAKAVFNGMTLRSVSSWNSMISLFAQSGRMDLAREKFEEMTDHNIVSWSAIIAGYNQNNLNKEALELFSRMLNDQSAVPDNFTLTSALAACAYLGKLELGKQIHSHILRTAVPCHGQVRNALISMYSKSGGVEMARRVFKQTMVSDLNVIAFTSLLEGYVKLGDLQPAREIFDSMKYHDVIAWTAMIVGYVQNGLNSEAMELFRLMIDKGPKPNSYTLAAMLKACSSWTSLDQGKQIHCKAIRSEGLSVSVSNSLITMYANSGSIAGAKRVFNQICQSKETFLWTSMIIALAQHGLGEEAIGLFEKMINIGVRPDDITFVGVISACTHAGLVAKGKHYFRQMQTKHMIQPTQSHHTCMIDMLARAGLLQEAQEFINMMPMEADAIAWGSLLSACKVHKDANMAKIAAEKLLAIDPDNSGAYSALASVYSACGRWDDAAKIWKLMKDKGVKKEQGFSWINNE
- the LOC103989865 gene encoding chaperone protein dnaJ 20, chloroplastic, encoding MKEDTEKHTSSLSMDASRLCNSITLQMSAASSAGRRSNSSSFTCRAHQARMGRPAAANFYQVLALEPENAGADAVKRAYRSLALRHHPDVCPPSGKEEATRTFVEIQRAYEILSDPVLREEYDHQLGLVGSAKQRDQRDEERRRVYPKEVWMEQLRELKSRSMSRMGKKKLECL